One genomic segment of Brassica napus cultivar Da-Ae chromosome A3, Da-Ae, whole genome shotgun sequence includes these proteins:
- the LOC106430449 gene encoding probable inactive receptor kinase At5g10020, with the protein MSHHHPTLALTFTTLLLLFLNANAVTNDELQSLLEFRKGIRDESSNNRIQWAAPDSLTDPTTCLDDWPGISCDPETGSVTSINLDRLGLSGELKFHTLASLPSLRNLTLSGNRFSGRVVPSLGKITSLQHLDLSDNGFYGPIPDRISALWGLNYLNLSANKFSGGFPGGFGNLQQLRSLDLHGNDVYGDVTEIFAELKNVEFVDLSSNRFNGGLPLTVSSISNTLRHLNLSHNELNGGFFSGDSIGLFKNLEVLDLENNEINGELPRFGSQPNLKILRLARNQLFGAVPGELLQSSIPLQELDLSRNGFTGSISEINSTTLTLLNLSSNGLSGELPSSLKSCLVIDLSGNTFSGDVSVVGKWEATPEFLDLSSNSLSGALPNFTSVFSRLTVLNIRNNSVSGSLPSLWDASGVSQFSVIDLSSNKFSGSIPQTFFTFGSLRSLNLSMNNLEGAIPFRGSGASELLALTFYPQMESLDLSTNSLTGVLPGEIGTMEKIKVLNLANNKLSGEVPIDLNKLSGLEYLDLSNNGFNGQLPDKLPSQMVRFNVSYNDLSGVVPEGLRSYPRSSFYPGNSKLILPGGTPTGVPEKERRSKRSIMIAVIVASLAVAVMVLFVLFAYHRTQLKNFHGRNEFADQDSTRDAKSGRSSRPSFLNFGSNTGQHSSSLSFSNAHLLTANSRSLSGIPEPEPEISEQGLPPTTSGRRSSSGSSPLSSSPRFSDQPVMLDVYSPDRLAGELFFLDLSLKLTAEELSRAPAEVLGRSSHGTLYKATLDDGHMLTVKWLRVGLVRHKKDFHKEAKKIGSLKHPNIVPLRAYYWGPREQERLLLSDYMGGESLAMHLYETTPRRYSPMSFTRRLKVAVEVAQCLLYLHDRAMPHGNLKPTNIILTSPENTVRITDYCIHRLMSSSGVAEQILNMSALGYSAPELTSASKPVPTLKSDVYAFGVILLELLTRRSAGDIISGQSGAVDLTDWVRLCDQEGRRMDCIDRDIAGGEEFSKAMDDALAVAIMCIVSVNERPNIRQVLDQLTSISSP; encoded by the exons ATGAGTCATCATCATCCAACTCTCGCTCTCACCTTCAccactctcctcctcctcttcctcaacGCCAACGCCGTAACCAACGACGAGCTCCAATCTCTCCTCGAGTTCCGCAAAGGCATCCGCGACGAATCCTCCAACAACCGCATCCAATGGGCCGCGCCAGACTCCCTCACCGACCCCACAACCTGCCTCGACGACTGGCCCGGAATCTCCTGCGACCCGGAAACCGGTTCAGTAACCTCAATTAATCTCGACCGGCTCGGTTTATCCGGGGAGCTCAAATTCCACACGCTCGCCTCTCTCCCCTCTCTCCGTAACTTAACCCTATCCGGTAACCGCTTCTCGGGTCGGGTCGTCCCTTCCTTGGGTAAAATCACCTCCCTCCAGCACTTGGATCTGTCGGATAACGGATTCTACGGACCTATCCCGGATCGGATCTCGGCTCTCTGGGGGTTGAACTACCTCAACCTCTCCGCCAACAAATTCTCCGGCGGGTTCCCGGGCGGGTTCGGGAACCTCCAGCAGTTACGATCTCTCGATTTGCACGGAAACGATGTCTACGGAGACGTCACCGAGATCTTCGCCGAGCTGAAGAACGTTGAGTTCGTTGACTTGAGCTCTAACCGCTTCAATGGCGGCTTGCCTCTAACCGTGTCCAGCATCTCCAACACTCTCCGTCACTTGAATCTGAGCCACAATGAACTAAACGGAGGATTCTTCAGCGGCGATTCCATCGGTTTGTTCAAGAATCTCGAGGTTCTTGATCTTGAGAACAACGAGATCAACGGCGAGCTGCCTAGGTTTGGATCGCAGCCTAATTTGAAGATCTTGAGGTTGGCGCGTAACCAGCTCTTCGGTGCGGTGCCTGGAGAGTTGCTGCAGAGTTCGATTCCCTTGCAGGAGTTGGATCTCAGTAGAAACGGCTTTACAG GATCAATTAGTGAAATCAATTCAACTACTTTAACTTTGTTGAATCTTTCCTCCAACGGTCTATCTGGCGAGCTTCCATCGAGTTTGAAGAGTTGTTTAGTTATAGATCTTAGCGGGAACACGTTCTCGGGTGACGTGTCCGTTGTTGGAAAATGGGAAGCTACTCCGGAGTTTCTTGATCTGAGCTCGAACAGTTTGTCAGGAGCCTTGCCTAACTTCACTTCAGTGTTTTCGAGATTAACCGTGTTGAATATTAGGAACAACTCTGTCTCCGGTAGCTTGCCTTCACTGTGGGATGCTTCTGGGGTTTCTCAGTTCTCTGTGATTGATCTCAGCTCGAATAAGTTCAGCGGATCCATTCCACAAACGTTCTTCACTTTTGGGAGTTTGAGAAGTTTGAATCTTTCAATGAATAACTTGGAAGGGGCAATTCCTTTTCGTGGCTCAGGTGCTAGTGAGCTTCTGGCTTTAACTTTTTATCCTCAGATGGAGTCGCTTGATCTCTCGACCAATTCGTTGACAGGTGTGTTGCCTGGGGAGATAGGTACAATGGAAAAGATTAAGGTGCTGAATCTCGCTAACAATAAGCTCTCTGGGGAAGTTCCAATCGATCTCAACAAGCTTAGTGGTCTTGAGTATCTTGACTTGTCAAACAACGGTTTCAACGGTCAGCTTCCTGACAAGCTTCCTTCACAAATGGTGAGGTTTAATGTGTCTTATAACGACTTATCAGGCGTAGTTCCAGAAGGTTTGAGAAGTTACCCGCGTTCGTCGTTTTATCCTGGTAACTCTAAGCTGATTCTCCCAGGTGGAACGCCAACGGGTGTGCCTGAGAAAGAACGTCGTTCGAAGCGTAGCATAATGATCGCTGTTATCGTTGCTTCGCTTGCAGTTGCTGTTATGGTTCTCTTTGTCTTGTTTGCGTATCATCGAACACAGCTCAAGAACTTTCATGGGAGGAATGAGTTTGCTGATCAAGACTCGACTAGGGACGCCAAGTCTGGACGCTCTTCTCGTCCCTCTTTTCTCAACTTCGGCTCAAATACTGGACAACATTCTTCATCTTTGAGCTTCTCAAACGCTCACTTGCTCACAGCAAATTCAAGGTCCTTATCCGGAATACCCGAACCGGAACCCGAGATATCTGAGCAGGGTTTACCCCCCACCACATCTGGACGGAGGTCTTCTTCAGGAAGCTCCCCACTATCCTCCTCGCCTCGTTTTAGCGACCAGCCTGTGATGTTAGATGTTTACTCACCCGATAGGTTGGCTGGAGAGCTCTTCTTTTTAGATCTTTCACTGAAACTCACAGCGGAAGAGCTATCCAGAGCTCCTGCGGAAGTTCTAGGTAGAAGCAGCCACGGAACGCTGTACAAAGCAACGCTGGACGATGGGCATATGTTGACCGTGAAGTGGCTGAGAGTTGGACTCGTGAGGCATAAGAAGGATTTCCACAAGGAAGCTAAAAAAATCGGCTCTTTGAAACATCCGAACATTGTCCCGCTGCGAGCTTACTATTGGGGTCCCAGAGAACAAGAGAGGCTTCTCCTCTCTGATTACATGGGAGGAGAAAGCTTGGCCATGCATCTATACG AGACTACTCCTCGGAGGTATTCACCGATGTCTTTCACTCGAAGGCTAAAAGTCGCGGTTGAAGTGGCGCAGTGTCTTCTTTACCTACATGATAGAGCAATGCCGCATGGGAACTTAAAGCCAACAAACATAATCCTCACAAGTCCTGAGAACACTGTGCGGATAACAGATTACTGTATTCACCGTCTGATGAGCTCATCTGGTGTAGCGGAACAGATACTGAACATGAGTGCACTCGGCTACTCTGCTCCTGAACTTACCTCAGCTTCCAAACCCGTTCCAACGCTCAAGTCAGATGTCTATGCGTTTGGAGTGATTCTTTTGGAGCTTTTGACTAGACGTAGCGCGGGTGACATAATCTCTGGCCAATCAGGAGCCGTTGATCTGACAGATTGGGTGAGGTTATGTGATCAAGAAGGTAGGAGAATGGATTGCATAGATAGAGACATTGCAGGTGGAGAAGAGTTCTCAAAGGCAATGGATGATGCACTTGCTGTTGCAATCATGTGCATTGTCTCTGTAAATGAAAGGCCTAACATCAGACAGGTTCTTGATCAGCTTACCTCAATTTCTTCTCCttga